A section of the Streptomyces sp. SCL15-4 genome encodes:
- a CDS encoding discoidin domain-containing protein has translation MPLLVLGALLASSLTVAVAPGAHAADTLLSQGRTATASSQEGDGYSAAAAVDGNPTGTRWASQWSDQQWLQVDLGQVSDLSRVVLTWESAYGKDYEIQASDNGSDWRTLKKVTGGDGGTDDIAVSGTGRYVRMQGLARSGGYGYSLWEFQVYGHAGDTTPPPATGAVKVEGTQGDWRLTVGGQPYTVKGVTWGPAVSDAPKYLPDVKAMGANTIRTWGTDASSKALLDSAAANGIHVINGFWLQPGGGPGAGGCVNYVTDTTYKNNSLAEFAKWVDAYKSHPATLMWNVGNESVLGLQNCYSGSELEAQRNAYTSFVNDVAKKIHGIDPDHPVTSTDAWTGAWPYYKRNAPDLDLYAMNSYSNVCKVRQDWIDGGYTKPYIITETGPAGEWEVPDDANGIPDEPTDVQKADGYTKAWNCVTGHQGVALGATLFHYGTEHDFGGVWFNLVPDGLKRLSYYAVKKAYTGSTAGSDTSPVISGMTVSPASSAPAGGEFTVHADVRDPEGDPLTYKVFLSGNYASGDKRLVEAQWRSTGNGNFAVTAPQKLGVWKVYVQAEDGHGNAGIETRSVRVVAPPVNGTDLALNRPATASSFQQSYGDCPCAPALAVDGRAETRWASDWSDPQWFQVDLGTSRTLRKLQLVWDPAYAKSYEVRVSDDGTDWRPVYSTTAGDGDVDTIDVTASARYVRLQLTARGTSWGYSLHELGIYG, from the coding sequence GTGCCTCTTCTCGTCCTGGGCGCACTGCTCGCGTCCTCGCTCACCGTCGCCGTCGCGCCGGGCGCGCACGCGGCCGATACCCTGCTGTCGCAGGGCAGGACGGCCACCGCGTCCTCGCAGGAGGGCGATGGTTACTCGGCCGCCGCGGCGGTGGACGGCAATCCGACCGGGACCCGGTGGGCCAGCCAGTGGAGCGATCAGCAGTGGCTCCAGGTCGATCTGGGCCAGGTGTCGGACCTCAGCCGCGTCGTCCTGACGTGGGAGTCGGCCTACGGCAAGGACTACGAGATCCAGGCGTCCGACAACGGCTCCGACTGGCGCACCCTGAAGAAGGTGACCGGCGGTGACGGCGGCACCGACGACATCGCCGTGTCCGGGACCGGCCGCTACGTCCGGATGCAGGGCCTGGCCCGGTCCGGCGGATACGGCTACTCGCTGTGGGAGTTCCAGGTCTACGGCCATGCCGGTGACACCACACCGCCGCCCGCGACGGGTGCCGTGAAGGTCGAGGGCACCCAGGGCGACTGGCGTCTGACCGTGGGCGGCCAGCCGTACACCGTCAAGGGTGTGACCTGGGGCCCGGCGGTCTCCGACGCGCCCAAATACCTGCCGGACGTGAAGGCCATGGGCGCCAACACGATCCGCACCTGGGGCACCGACGCGTCGAGCAAGGCGCTCCTGGACTCCGCGGCGGCCAACGGCATCCACGTGATCAACGGCTTCTGGCTGCAGCCGGGCGGCGGGCCGGGGGCCGGCGGCTGCGTGAACTACGTGACCGACACGACGTACAAGAACAACTCGCTCGCCGAGTTCGCCAAGTGGGTGGACGCGTACAAGAGTCATCCGGCGACGCTGATGTGGAACGTGGGCAACGAGTCGGTCCTCGGACTGCAGAACTGCTACAGCGGCAGCGAGCTGGAGGCCCAGCGCAACGCCTACACCAGCTTCGTCAACGACGTCGCCAAGAAGATCCACGGCATCGACCCCGACCACCCGGTCACCTCCACCGACGCGTGGACCGGTGCCTGGCCGTACTACAAGCGCAACGCGCCCGACCTCGACCTGTACGCGATGAACTCCTACAGCAACGTGTGCAAGGTCCGCCAGGACTGGATCGACGGGGGCTACACCAAGCCGTACATCATCACCGAGACCGGTCCGGCCGGCGAGTGGGAGGTGCCCGACGACGCCAACGGCATCCCCGACGAGCCGACCGACGTGCAGAAGGCGGACGGGTACACCAAGGCGTGGAACTGCGTGACCGGCCACCAGGGCGTGGCGCTGGGTGCCACCCTCTTCCACTACGGAACCGAGCACGACTTCGGCGGTGTCTGGTTCAACCTGGTGCCCGACGGACTGAAGCGCCTGTCGTACTACGCCGTCAAGAAGGCGTACACCGGTTCGACGGCCGGTTCCGACACCAGCCCGGTCATCAGCGGCATGACCGTGTCCCCGGCCTCCTCGGCGCCGGCCGGCGGCGAGTTCACCGTGCACGCCGACGTCCGTGACCCCGAAGGCGACCCGCTCACGTACAAGGTCTTCCTCAGCGGCAACTACGCGAGCGGTGACAAGCGGCTCGTCGAGGCGCAGTGGCGCTCGACCGGCAACGGGAACTTCGCCGTCACCGCGCCGCAGAAACTCGGCGTGTGGAAGGTGTACGTCCAGGCCGAGGACGGGCACGGCAACGCCGGCATCGAGACCAGGTCCGTCCGGGTCGTCGCCCCGCCGGTGAACGGGACCGACCTGGCGCTGAACCGGCCGGCGACCGCCTCCTCCTTCCAGCAGTCCTACGGTGACTGCCCCTGCGCTCCGGCGCTGGCCGTCGACGGCCGCGCCGAGACCCGCTGGGCCAGCGACTGGAGCGACCCGCAGTGGTTCCAGGTGGACCTCGGCACGTCGAGGACCCTGCGCAAGCTGCAACTGGTCTGGGACCCGGCCTACGCCAAGTCCTACGAGGTGCGGGTCTCCGACGACGGCACCGACTGGCGTCCGGTGTACTCCACGACCGCCGGTGACGGCGACGTGGACACCATCGACGTCACCGCCTCCGCCCGCTATGTGCGCCTGCAGCTGACGGCGCGCGGCACGAGCTGGGGCTACTCCCTGCACGAGCTGGGGATCTACGGCTGA
- a CDS encoding beta-glucosidase H codes for MNDDLIDRLIHKLGPARKVRLLTGATTWRTAAEPDIGLREMVCSDGPAGVRGESWDERRTSALLPSASALGALWNDDLLEELGRLLASEAVRKGVDVLLAPTLNLHRSPLAGRHFECFSEDPELTGRAATALIRGIQGQGVAATAKHFVGNDSETGRLTVDVRMSERVLREVYLAPFEAAVEAGVWLVMAAYNKVNGTTMTASPLLWDVLKEEWDFDGAVVSDWAAVRTAEEPARAALDLAMPGPHSPWETCLTGALEDGRVPEKAVDDKVRRLLRLAHRVGALAPGPAPRRPAVQARATRALLRRAVAAGSVLVGNADDVLPLDPAGLSTIAVIGTHADTPRVQGGGSAGVHPSGVVTPLDGIRSRLRGRARVVHVPGPSLGLPPSPVDANRCTEPRSGAPGVLVRLLDAQGRELHSERRLSGRQLEPTLVPGAHTVEISALLRPERTGEWSFGVGGFGRMTLSLDGQVLLDDDFPCRTDDPAVVHVNPPLHIVRADLVSKRPVHLVASRRLAAGTGRATVLAAAPPEEDAATALAAAVDAAGRTDAAVVFVGTTEHSETEGQDRTGLALGGRQDDLVRAVAAANPRTVVVVNSGGPVELPWREEVGALLLVWFPGQEAGAGITDVLFGHAEPEGRLPTTWAACLADAPVTDTRPVAGRLDYAEGLHIGYRAWLRSGRAPAYWFGHGLGYTTWRYESVEAPARVAAGSAFTVRVGLRNTGRRAGREVVQVYLARPGSAVERPERWFAGYAAVRAEAGGTVTAEVIVRPRALRHWCETDRCWRTETGAYRLMVGRSAGDLRWDDPLTVTEAR; via the coding sequence ATGAACGACGACTTGATCGACCGGTTGATCCACAAACTCGGTCCGGCGCGGAAGGTGCGTCTGCTCACCGGTGCCACGACGTGGCGAACGGCCGCGGAGCCGGACATCGGGCTCCGGGAGATGGTCTGCTCCGACGGCCCGGCGGGGGTGCGCGGGGAGAGCTGGGACGAACGGCGCACGTCCGCACTGCTGCCCTCCGCCTCGGCCCTCGGCGCGCTCTGGAACGACGACCTGCTGGAGGAGCTGGGGCGCCTGCTGGCCTCCGAGGCCGTGCGCAAAGGGGTGGACGTTCTCCTCGCGCCCACACTCAACCTGCACCGCAGTCCGCTGGCCGGCCGCCACTTCGAGTGCTTCTCGGAGGACCCGGAACTGACCGGGCGCGCCGCCACCGCGCTGATCCGGGGCATCCAGGGTCAGGGCGTCGCGGCCACGGCCAAACACTTCGTGGGCAACGACTCCGAGACCGGACGTCTCACGGTCGACGTCCGTATGTCCGAGCGGGTGCTGCGAGAGGTGTACCTCGCGCCGTTCGAGGCGGCCGTCGAGGCCGGCGTGTGGCTCGTCATGGCCGCCTACAACAAGGTCAACGGAACGACCATGACCGCCAGCCCCCTTCTCTGGGACGTCCTCAAGGAGGAATGGGACTTCGACGGCGCCGTGGTCTCCGACTGGGCAGCCGTACGGACCGCCGAGGAGCCGGCCCGCGCCGCGCTCGACCTGGCGATGCCCGGCCCGCACAGCCCGTGGGAGACATGTCTGACCGGCGCGCTGGAAGACGGCCGGGTGCCGGAGAAGGCCGTCGATGACAAAGTCCGGCGCCTGCTCCGGCTGGCCCACCGCGTCGGTGCCCTGGCCCCGGGCCCGGCGCCCCGGAGACCGGCCGTGCAGGCGCGCGCGACCCGGGCGCTGCTGCGCCGGGCCGTCGCCGCCGGATCGGTACTGGTCGGCAACGCTGACGACGTGCTGCCGCTGGATCCGGCCGGACTGTCGACCATCGCCGTGATCGGAACCCATGCGGATACGCCGCGGGTCCAGGGCGGTGGCAGTGCGGGTGTCCATCCCTCGGGTGTCGTCACACCTCTCGACGGCATCCGCAGCCGGCTGCGCGGCCGGGCACGCGTGGTCCACGTGCCCGGTCCGTCACTCGGCCTCCCTCCGTCTCCCGTCGACGCGAACCGGTGCACGGAGCCCCGCTCGGGTGCGCCGGGAGTGCTGGTGCGGCTGCTGGACGCGCAGGGCCGGGAGCTGCACTCCGAACGACGGCTGTCCGGACGCCAGTTGGAGCCCACGCTCGTACCGGGTGCGCACACCGTGGAGATCAGCGCACTGCTCCGGCCCGAACGCACGGGGGAGTGGAGCTTCGGCGTGGGCGGGTTCGGCCGCATGACGCTGAGCCTCGACGGGCAAGTGCTCCTGGACGACGACTTCCCGTGCCGGACGGACGATCCGGCGGTCGTACACGTCAACCCGCCGCTGCACATCGTCCGGGCGGATCTGGTGTCGAAGCGGCCGGTGCACCTTGTGGCGAGTCGGCGGCTCGCGGCCGGCACCGGGCGAGCGACGGTCCTCGCCGCGGCGCCGCCCGAGGAGGACGCTGCCACGGCACTCGCCGCGGCGGTCGACGCCGCCGGACGGACGGACGCGGCGGTCGTGTTCGTGGGCACCACCGAGCACAGCGAGACCGAGGGACAGGACCGCACCGGTCTGGCTCTCGGCGGCCGGCAGGACGACCTCGTGCGTGCCGTGGCCGCGGCCAACCCGCGCACGGTCGTGGTCGTCAACAGCGGGGGTCCGGTCGAGCTGCCCTGGCGCGAGGAAGTGGGTGCCCTGCTGCTCGTCTGGTTCCCCGGGCAGGAGGCGGGCGCGGGCATCACCGATGTCCTCTTCGGCCACGCTGAACCGGAGGGCCGGCTGCCCACCACATGGGCGGCGTGCCTGGCGGACGCCCCCGTCACGGACACCCGGCCGGTCGCAGGCCGGCTGGACTACGCCGAGGGCCTGCACATCGGGTACCGGGCCTGGCTGCGGTCCGGGCGTGCGCCCGCGTACTGGTTCGGGCACGGTCTCGGCTACACGACCTGGCGGTACGAAAGCGTAGAGGCGCCGGCACGGGTCGCCGCGGGCTCCGCGTTCACGGTCCGGGTCGGGCTGCGCAACACGGGGCGGCGGGCGGGACGCGAGGTGGTCCAGGTGTACCTGGCACGTCCCGGGTCCGCCGTGGAGCGCCCGGAGCGCTGGTTCGCCGGCTACGCGGCCGTCCGCGCCGAGGCGGGCGGGACGGTGACCGCCGAGGTGATCGTGCGGCCCCGTGCGCTGCGGCACTGGTGCGAGACGGACCGGTGCTGGCGCACGGAGACCGGTGCGTATCGGCTCATGGTCGGGCGCTCGGCGGGAGACCTGCGGTGGGACGACCCGCTGACGGTCACGGAAGCCCGCTGA
- a CDS encoding winged helix-turn-helix domain-containing protein, with translation MPTDDPPETFHVTTDEQLRAVSNLTRHRIMAVLRFEPATITQIAERLGLAKGSSSYHVRLLERAGLVKVVRTRKVRGVTERYYAMAARSIVLPDPEAGQPDVLMRHAVADLEASPADGERHVRMAHLRLTEEQFAQLGARLQALADEYRELSDPSLPDASLVFALFHPAPREQAEGDAK, from the coding sequence ATGCCTACCGATGATCCTCCCGAGACGTTTCACGTCACCACGGACGAGCAGCTGCGCGCCGTTTCCAACCTCACGCGCCACCGGATCATGGCCGTGCTCCGCTTCGAGCCGGCGACGATCACGCAGATCGCCGAGCGGCTGGGCCTTGCGAAGGGGAGTTCCAGCTACCACGTGCGACTGCTGGAGCGGGCCGGCCTGGTGAAGGTGGTACGGACGCGGAAGGTGCGGGGGGTCACCGAGCGGTACTACGCGATGGCCGCACGGTCGATCGTGCTGCCGGACCCCGAGGCGGGGCAGCCCGACGTGCTGATGCGGCATGCGGTGGCGGACCTGGAGGCGTCGCCGGCGGACGGCGAGCGGCATGTACGGATGGCGCATCTGCGGCTCACCGAGGAGCAGTTCGCGCAGCTGGGGGCGCGGCTGCAGGCACTGGCGGACGAGTACCGGGAGCTGTCCGATCCGTCGCTGCCGGACGCGTCACTCGTCTTCGCACTGTTCCACCCGGCACCGCGCGAGCAGGCCGAGGGAGACGCCAAGTGA
- a CDS encoding DUF1996 domain-containing protein: MRSSPKRLPALLLGTAMLASVLGVGTIASAATDTGGTTAATVAQTGHTMAASAQASGDDPDGDGYIPAVPQVTGVTPSTATPPSRYFHEFQANCSVTHTAADDPIVYPGQPGKSHDHTFMGNTSTNAGSTTASLYGGATTCKAPADASGYWMPSLYKGDQKILPVGPQTIYYKSGVTDYTSVRPFPKGLRFVVGDPMQSADQFRHHRGFVEGWECGDSYFNTDFPASCPDRADVQLNIRFQAPSCWDGKYLDTPDHKSHMAYPVVKPGTNDNMCPADHPVAVPMIEFKMAFPVNGDMSRVHLASGRGYSFHYDFFNAWEERTLKAMVDHCIVGGLQCDARGYDQTHPEAGATLGQDYRLP, translated from the coding sequence ATGAGATCGAGTCCGAAACGGCTCCCCGCACTCCTCCTCGGCACCGCCATGCTCGCCAGTGTCCTCGGCGTGGGCACCATCGCCTCCGCCGCCACCGACACCGGCGGCACGACGGCCGCCACCGTCGCCCAGACCGGGCACACCATGGCCGCCTCCGCACAGGCGTCCGGCGACGACCCGGACGGCGACGGCTACATCCCGGCCGTACCGCAGGTCACGGGCGTCACACCGTCCACGGCCACCCCGCCGTCGCGCTACTTCCACGAGTTCCAGGCGAACTGCTCGGTCACACACACCGCCGCGGACGACCCGATCGTCTACCCGGGCCAGCCCGGCAAGTCCCACGACCACACCTTCATGGGCAACACGTCGACGAACGCGGGCAGCACCACCGCCTCCCTCTACGGCGGCGCCACCACCTGCAAGGCGCCCGCCGACGCCTCGGGATACTGGATGCCCTCGCTGTACAAGGGCGACCAGAAGATCCTGCCCGTGGGCCCCCAGACGATCTACTACAAGTCCGGCGTCACCGACTACACCAGCGTGCGGCCCTTCCCCAAGGGGCTGCGGTTCGTCGTCGGCGACCCGATGCAGAGCGCCGATCAGTTCCGTCACCACCGCGGCTTCGTCGAGGGCTGGGAATGCGGCGACAGCTACTTCAACACCGACTTCCCCGCGAGCTGCCCGGACCGGGCCGACGTACAGCTCAACATCCGCTTCCAGGCACCCAGTTGCTGGGACGGCAAGTACCTCGACACCCCGGACCACAAGAGCCACATGGCCTACCCGGTCGTCAAGCCCGGCACCAACGACAACATGTGTCCCGCCGACCACCCGGTCGCCGTGCCGATGATCGAGTTCAAGATGGCCTTCCCGGTCAACGGCGACATGAGCCGGGTACACCTGGCCAGCGGCCGCGGCTACTCCTTCCACTACGACTTCTTCAACGCCTGGGAGGAACGCACCCTCAAGGCCATGGTCGACCACTGCATCGTCGGCGGTCTCCAGTGTGACGCCCGCGGCTACGACCAGACACACCCGGAAGCGGGCGCGACCCTGGGCCAGGACTACCGACTGCCCTGA